DNA from Ralstonia insidiosa:
CGAGGCTTTCGGGTGCTTGGGCTTGATGTCCTGGCGGCCGACGACTTGCAGGCCGGCCGCGTCGATCATGGCCAGTAGAGCCTCGCGCGTGCGCAGGCCGAGATGCTCGGCAAAGTCCGACAGGATCAGCCAGCCCTCGCCACCGGGCTCCAGGTGTGCGGCAAGGCCATTGAGGAAGCCGCGCAACATGGCGCTATCCGGGTCATAGACGGCTCGCTCGATCGGCGAGCTGGGCCGCGCCGGCAGCCACGGCGGGTTGCACACGATCAGCGGCGCACGCCCTTCGGGAAAGAGATCCGCGTCAACAACATCCACCTGGGTTTGCAGCCCGAGGCGCGACAGGTTGTCTCGCGCGCAAGCCAGCGCACGCGGGTCCTGATCGGTGCCGACGACGCGCTTGACGCCGCGCTTGGCCAGCACTGCAGCCAGCACACCCGTGCCCGTGCCGATATCGAACGCCAGCGCCTTGGACGGCAACGGCGCTTGCGCAACCAGATCGATGTATTCCCCACGCACGGGTGAGAACACGCCGTAGTGCGGGTGAATGCGCGCGCCATCCAGCGCGGGAATCTCCACCCCTTTCTTGCGCCATTCGTGCGCGCCGATCAGGCCGAGCAACTCTCGCAGCGAGACGACGGATGCAGCTTCACCCGCGCCATAGGCTTCATTGCAGGCTTCGCGCATGTCAGGCGCACGGCGCAGCGGGATCGTGTAATCGGCATCCAGCGGAATCAGCAGCATGCCGAGCGTGCGGGCGCGCTGCGATTGGGCCTGGCGGTGGAAGTTGAACGCCTCGATGGGCGAGGTGGCCTCCTTGCGCGGTTTGCGATCGGTGCGGCGGGACATGGCCTGTAGCAGTTGCCGCGCGTTCTGGAAGTCGCCGCGCCAGAGCAGTGCGGTGCCTTCGCAGGCCAGGCGGTAGGCGGTGTCTGCCGTGGTGCGGTCGTCGGCAATGACCACGCGTTTGGGCGGCGGGTTGCCGGCTTCGGAGCGCCACAGGGCGGTGTGGACGGCGTCGGTTTCAACGTCGGTCCAGGTGAGGATGGGGTGATGGGTCACAGCGGAATGGGTAGAAGGCGGGGTAGGGCGCGGTAGTGGGCGACACGATACCGCTGGCGGTGCAAACACACAATGCAGGCGGGCGCAGGGTACTGCACCTGTCTGATCATGTTCTGGTGCCATCGTGCTGCAGACCCAGTATGGATTCGACTGCCGCAAGATCCCGGGGATGTGTCACACGGTACTTTTGCGCTGCCGCCAGGATCGGCGCTTCAAGCAGGTGGGCGTACTGCGCGCGGCGCTGCGCAAACGTGTCCCACGCCCAGCGGATTGGGTGGCCTTTGTCGAGCCATGCCGAAAATGCCTCGGTATTGCCCGTGCCAGGCCACAGTTCCGCCTTGGTGACGGCGCGCCAGAACGAGCGCCGGATCACCCGCCACATGATCACCGGGCGGGCGTAGTCCAGCCACACGATGTGCGTTGCGCGCGCCAGGACGATGTCCCGCACGCCAGAGTAATTGCCATCACAGACCCACGATGGGCCATCAACGGCGGCCTGCACCCGGCGGTAGAACTCCGCAGGGTCATCGGTGGCCAGCGCTTTCCATTCCGCTTGCCAGTTGATGGCATCGAGCTCGATGTACGCAGCCTGGGTCGATGCGGCCAGCCGCCGGGCGAGCGTCGATTTGCCCACCCCGGATGTGCCGATGACGGCGATTCGCATGCGGATGCTCCCAGTCTTGCAAGGGGCACGAGGATAATCCAAGTGGCTGTTGGCCTGTTTTCGCACCCGGAAGCCAGGCTTGATGCAGCGCTATGCGCTGGCCGACGCAGCCTTGTATCGCCCGCGGTCTGGCTAGTTGTTACGATTCTTCCTGCGCAAGTGATGCTTTCGCCGCTCGCGGAAGGCGGTCTGGGTGGGCAGGCAGTGTAAACTCCAGCCTTTTTTTGGCACTCGTAGCATGGCGCACGCCCAGCCGCGTAGGGCGCTCAGCGGCCCTGCGCTGATCCGCTTACTTGCTCGCCTGACGGACGCTGATGTTTCCGAATCCGGGCAGCCGCTTTCAGACCGGCTGAGTCAATGGCTCAGTTGGACGGATGCCATCACGCTCTCGACGGCGCTGGCCGCCAGTCCGCCGGCCATCACCCCGGGTGTGCGGCCCGTTGGGTTGGACGCCGAGACCATGTGCAGCCGTGTCCGCGCCGCATTGGCAAAGTCCATCGCCACCGCTTGTGCGCCTGATGTGAGGCCGGGCGGAGGTGGGCGCGCGCCGATTCAACCCGCCATGCCGGCCGCGCCGGTTGACTATGCGGACATTCGGCAGCGCTACATCTTGGTGCAGCAGACCATGGAGATGGAGATTGGCGACCTGCGTGGCCGCCTGCGACGCGTGCTGGCCGCCAAGACGCCGGATCTGGCCCGGCTTGCCGTGCTGGACGCCAGCATGGAGCAGGCCCTTGGCGCACGGGAACGCACGCTATTGGGTGCCATCCCGACGATGCTCGGGCCGTACTTCGAGCGTTTGCGCGCGGCCGAGCAGCTGCAGGCCGCGTTGCTGGCTGAGTTGCCATCGGAGAGCACGGCCCAACCCACTCAACCCACATCCCGCGCATGGCTGCATGCGTTCCGCAAGGATATGCAGAGCGTGCTGCTTGCAGAGCTGGATGTTCGTTTTCAACCGGTCGACGGGTTGCTTGCCGCCCTTCGGACTCGCTAAGCGTTCAACAGGACACCATGTCCAG
Protein-coding regions in this window:
- a CDS encoding methyltransferase encodes the protein MTHHPILTWTDVETDAVHTALWRSEAGNPPPKRVVIADDRTTADTAYRLACEGTALLWRGDFQNARQLLQAMSRRTDRKPRKEATSPIEAFNFHRQAQSQRARTLGMLLIPLDADYTIPLRRAPDMREACNEAYGAGEAASVVSLRELLGLIGAHEWRKKGVEIPALDGARIHPHYGVFSPVRGEYIDLVAQAPLPSKALAFDIGTGTGVLAAVLAKRGVKRVVGTDQDPRALACARDNLSRLGLQTQVDVVDADLFPEGRAPLIVCNPPWLPARPSSPIERAVYDPDSAMLRGFLNGLAAHLEPGGEGWLILSDFAEHLGLRTREALLAMIDAAGLQVVGRQDIKPKHPKASDENDPLYKARVAEVTSLWRLKAR
- a CDS encoding DUF3348 domain-containing protein, which produces MAHAQPRRALSGPALIRLLARLTDADVSESGQPLSDRLSQWLSWTDAITLSTALAASPPAITPGVRPVGLDAETMCSRVRAALAKSIATACAPDVRPGGGGRAPIQPAMPAAPVDYADIRQRYILVQQTMEMEIGDLRGRLRRVLAAKTPDLARLAVLDASMEQALGARERTLLGAIPTMLGPYFERLRAAEQLQAALLAELPSESTAQPTQPTSRAWLHAFRKDMQSVLLAELDVRFQPVDGLLAALRTR